The Thermomonospora curvata DSM 43183 DNA segment CCCCGTGCCCGGCTCTACCGGGCCGGCGACGCCCGGCTGCTGCATCCGGCCCTGCTGCGTCCCAGCCGGGAAGAGCAGGTGCGGTGAACCTCGCCGCCGCGGCCCCGGCTTTTCGGACCGGCTTCGTGCGCGGGGGCCGGAGCCGGTCCGAAGCGATCGTCCGCCGCGGCGCGACCAGTGGGGGCCGCGCATCACCGGTGGGACGCCGTCAACCCACCGGCGCCAAGAGCGGTCACCGCGATCACGCCCCGGCCTCCTGAGGATGCGGTGCCGCCCGGTGCCCTCCGGGGACGGTCAGGCGGCCGTGCGCACGTCCAGTGCCCTCAGCAGCTCCTCGGTGAGCGGCGGGCCGGAGTCGGGCCGCAGGTACCAGGCCACGGCTGCGGCGCGTCCGGTCAGGCGCCACTCCCAGTGCCGGTGCAGCGCGGCCACGTCCAGCGTCGGCTCGCCGGCACGGAGGCCGGGTCCGGCCCGGCCGGGCCCGGTCCCGCCGGCCGGAATACCGGGCTCCAGGCCGGATCGCAGGGCGCGTCGGCTTCGTTCGGCGTTTTGCGGACCGGCTCCGCGGTCAAGACGCCGCCCGCCGTGGCCGCCCCGTTCAGAAAATTCGGTCAGCCGGTTATAAGGACCCGCATACCGCCCGGTCACCTCGCCTGGATCACTGAAACGAAAACTCCGCCGTCGATCAGAAGTCCCCTGGCCGGCGGTCGCTTTATCGCGTGCGGGCGACAGCGGCGCCAGGCCGCAATGAAACAAAAAGCAAGCCCGAAAACCGGGCGCGGGAGATGGGCATCCGCACGGGGCCGAGCCGCGCGTCCGGCGGCGCCCTCCGGCCGCGGCGGGGCCGGAGGTTCCGCCCGGGAAGCAGAGCCCTCCTGGGACAGCCCGCGTAAACGAAAAAAGCCGGGCCGGAAAGGACCCCACTCGGTCCAGTGTCAGAAATTACCCGTGTGGGCTCTTGGCAAGGATGCGCACCGGCGCAATGCTGATTTGCCACGAGAATCCCAGTGAGGTCATCGTGGCAGACTCCTCCGTCGACATGGTCGTGGTGGACGGCGACCGTTACACCGTCACGCTGCTGTGCGGAGAGATCGACTGTTATGGCAGTCAAGGGCTGCAGGAACGGCTGCTGGAAGCGGCGCCGGACGCCGGGCGCCCGCTGATCCTCGACATGAGCGGGGTGACGTTCTGCGACGGCAGCGCCCTGTGGACGCTGTCGGCCGTGGAACGCCGGTGCGCCGAACGCCGCGTCGCCTTGGCGATCGTCGGGCTGCGCCCCTTCCTGGGCCACCTGTTCCGAGCCTTCCACATCCATGAGCGCATCCCGCTGTGCGCCACTTTGGACGAGGCGCTCTGGCGGGTGCTGCCGCCCACCGACGCCGACCTCCACGCCTGGCTGGAGTCGGCCGGCTGAGGCCGCCTCCCCTCCCGCGCACCGGCCGCCCCCGGGGAGCGGCAGGCCCGGCGCTCCCGTTTTGGACGCGTCCAATACCGCCTTTGTTCGTGCGCACGCCGGTGCCTTTGTTCACATCCAAGCCCGGATCTAAACCGTGTTCTCCCCCGTCAGAGGGCATATCGGTCGCGCGCACGGCGCGCCGGACGACTGACGGAGAGACACGATGCACATCCCCCGGCGATCCCTGGCCGCCCTCGCCCTGGGCGTCGCGCTGACGGCCTCCAGCGCCTGCACCATCCAAGTCGGCGAGGTCGACGAGGCCGGCCCGGCCGCGTCCGCCACCCCCGCCGTCAACCGGAGCGAAGGCGGCACCGGCACGTCCACCCCGCCCGCCGGCCGGGACGAAGACGGCGCGGCCCAGGGCGTTCAGATCGACGAGACCGAGTATCAGCAGGACATCACCGGGGCGCCGCAAGTGATCGACGACTACTGGCGGACCCACTGGTCGGAGTTCTTCACCGGCACCTACACCTCGCCGCGGGTCTACGGCGGCTACGACGGCAACGACCTGTCTAGCGCGCCGACCTGCGCGGGGCAGCCGGCCACCCCCAACAACGCCTTCTACTGCGTCCCGGAGGACTACATCGCCTGGGACGAGAACCTGATGCGCGCCGGCTACACCCAAGGCGACGCCTGGGTTTACCTGGTCATCGCGCACGAGTGGGGGCACGCCATCCAGAACCGGCTGCGGATGGAGCACGTGGCGCTGGCCAGTGAGCTGCAGGCCGACTGCCTGGCGGGCGCGGCGCTGTACGGGGCCGCGGCGGACGGGACCCTGCGCTTCGAAGAGGGCGACGTCAAGGAGCTGTCCAACGGCCTGGTCGTGATCGGCGACGACAGCGAATGGACCGATCCGCAGGACCACGGCGACCCCATCGAGCGGATCACCGCGTTCGGCAAGGGCCGCGACGGCGGCGTGCGGGCCTGCATTCCCGACGCGCCCTCCTCGTGAGCCGAAGGCCCGGCGGGGACGGCGGCGGTCCCCGCACGGCGCAACGAGGGCGGGCCTCAGCCCCCGCTGAGATACCGCTCCACAGACTCGACCTTCTTGGTCATGGCGTCGGTGACACCGGGCCGCAGGTCGGCCTTGAGCACCAGGCTGACCCGTGGGGCGCGGGCCGCCACCGCCTCGGTCGCGGCCTTGACCACGGCCATCACCTCGTCCCACTCCCCCTCGACGGTGGTGAACATGGCGTCGGTGCGGTTGGGCAGGCCGCTGGCGCGCACCACCCGCACCGCCTCGGCGACCAGCTCACCGACGTCCTCGCCCGCTCCGAGCGGGGTCACTGAGAAAGCGACCAGCACGCTGCGTCCTCCTCATCCACGGCGGGTCCCCGCGACCGCGCCTCCCCTGTCATGATCTTCGAACCTTCCGGGCCGCCTCGCCGCACGGCGCTCTCTTCGGCAGGACCGGCCCTAGCAGGCGGCGGCCAGGGCCATGCCGCAATAGGCGGCGCCCAACCCGGCCGTGACCGAGGCCGCGACGTTCAGCAGCGCCGGCGTCCGGGCGCCCTGCTCGGCCAGGCGGAACGTCTCGTAGCCGAAGGTGGAGTAGGTGGTCAAAGCGCCGCAGAAGCCGGCCCCGGCCAACGCCGTGAGCCCCTCCCCGGCGGGCAGGGCGGCCAGGAAGCCCAGCAGGGCCGAGCCGGTGACGTTCACGGTGAAGGTGCCCCAGGAAAGGCCGAGTCGTGGCGGGCCTGCACGGCGCGGTCCACCAGGTAGCGCAGCGGCGCGCCCAGCGCGGCGCCCAGGGCCACCAGCAGGGCGGTCACCGCCGCCCCTGCCCGGTGAGGCGGCGGGCGAGCAAACGCATCGCCCATGCGCCGGCGGCGACGGCGGCCGGCGCGGCCAGGGCGGTGCCGGCCAGATAGGCCAGCGCGGTGCGCGGGGCACCGGCGCTCAGCGCGGCGTGGGCGTCCATGACGTAGGCGGAGAAGGTGGTGAAGCCGCCGAGCACGCCCACCCCCAGGAACGGGCGGACCAGCGGGTGGGCCCGCCACACCTCGGTGATCGCGACCATGAGCACGCCGATCAGCAGGCAGCCGGCCACGTTGACGGCGAAGACCGCCCAGCCGAAGCCGCCCGGGTCCGCGGGGAAGGCCGCCGTCAGGCCGTACCGGGCCAGCGCGCCGATCGCGCCGCCCGCCGAGACGGCGCCGAGCACGGCCCACGGCGCAGGACGCGGCTCTTGCCGCAGCGCCGGAACGTTCGAGTGAATGGGCTCGGCGTCGAGCACGCCCCTCCTCCTCCGCCATCACGATCGACCGGTTCCGACCCCAGGCTAGGCCGCGCCTCGCAGTGGGCCGTTTCGAGCGCGTGATCCCAGGCGCCGGGTGAACCGCCACGCCGCGCCGGTGCCCGGCGGAGAAAGGGACGAGCCGCCGCCCCGGACGCCCGGCCGGGCGTCCGGGGCGGCTCGGGTCACGCCGGCAGCGTCTGGGCCTCGCCGCGCCGGACGGGCTGCGGGTGCAGCGGCGACAGCGGCGAGGTCCAGGAGAACCAGCACAACGCGTCGTACCGGTCGGCGAGCGTGGTGGGGACGAACTGGCGGTGGTCGCGGTCGGGGTCGTAGACCACCCCGATCGCGCGGTGCCCGCGCCGGGCGGTCAGCCAGGGCTGGTCCGGCCCGTCGGCGAACACGAACAACGCCTGGTCCAGTTCGACCTCCCGCATCAGCAGCTCCTCCAGGGAGCCGTGCATCGGCGCGGGCACCGGCATGGTCTCCATCGGGCCGTCCCAGTGCGAGGCGGCGATGACGTTGCCGTGCCCGCCGGCGAACCCGACCACGGCCACCCGGTCCCGGCCGTGGCGTTCCCGGACCAGCTGCCCCAGGCTGACCATTCCCGAGTCGGCCATGGCGGTGGCGCGGGCGTCCCCCACGTGGGTGTTGTGCGCCCACACCACGGCCCGCGCCCGGGGGCCGTGGAGGGCCAGCAGGCGGTCCAGGGTGTCGGCCATGTGCGCATCCCGCAGGTTCCAGGCCTGCGGGCCGCCCTCGAGCATCGCCCGGTAGTAGCGGGCGGCGCCGGCCTCGGCGTTCTTTTCGACGTCGAGCTCCTCGGCGACGGCGTCGGAGCCGGCGGTGCGGCGCAGCCCGGTCAGCAGCTCCAGCGCCTCCGCTTCGCAGCCTTCGGGGACCAGCCGGCTCTTCCAGGCGTAGACCTGCGGG contains these protein-coding regions:
- a CDS encoding STAS domain-containing protein — its product is MADSSVDMVVVDGDRYTVTLLCGEIDCYGSQGLQERLLEAAPDAGRPLILDMSGVTFCDGSALWTLSAVERRCAERRVALAIVGLRPFLGHLFRAFHIHERIPLCATLDEALWRVLPPTDADLHAWLESAG
- a CDS encoding neutral zinc metallopeptidase → MHIPRRSLAALALGVALTASSACTIQVGEVDEAGPAASATPAVNRSEGGTGTSTPPAGRDEDGAAQGVQIDETEYQQDITGAPQVIDDYWRTHWSEFFTGTYTSPRVYGGYDGNDLSSAPTCAGQPATPNNAFYCVPEDYIAWDENLMRAGYTQGDAWVYLVIAHEWGHAIQNRLRMEHVALASELQADCLAGAALYGAAADGTLRFEEGDVKELSNGLVVIGDDSEWTDPQDHGDPIERITAFGKGRDGGVRACIPDAPSS
- a CDS encoding MTH1187 family thiamine-binding protein translates to MLVAFSVTPLGAGEDVGELVAEAVRVVRASGLPNRTDAMFTTVEGEWDEVMAVVKAATEAVAARAPRVSLVLKADLRPGVTDAMTKKVESVERYLSGG
- a CDS encoding fluoride efflux transporter FluC, which encodes MLDAEPIHSNVPALRQEPRPAPWAVLGAVSAGGAIGALARYGLTAAFPADPGGFGWAVFAVNVAGCLLIGVLMVAITEVWRAHPLVRPFLGVGVLGGFTTFSAYVMDAHAALSAGAPRTALAYLAGTALAAPAAVAAGAWAMRLLARRLTGQGRR
- a CDS encoding erythromycin esterase family protein, encoding MLNETPDEADIYGAALPLEYESDLDPLLARIGGARCVLLGAASHGTHEYYAWRAALTRRLIAEHGFSFVAVEWDWRDCRQIRRSVTGTPEAPQDPRRVLEARRRWPAWVWANEETARFCRWLREHNLAHNSELPPHRRVGFYGLDVYGLWESLHTVHAYLTEHHPDYLGIARNAYRCFDPYGENPQVYAWKSRLVPEGCEAEALELLTGLRRTAGSDAVAEELDVEKNAEAGAARYYRAMLEGGPQAWNLRDAHMADTLDRLLALHGPRARAVVWAHNTHVGDARATAMADSGMVSLGQLVRERHGRDRVAVVGFAGGHGNVIAASHWDGPMETMPVPAPMHGSLEELLMREVELDQALFVFADGPDQPWLTARRGHRAIGVVYDPDRDHRQFVPTTLADRYDALCWFSWTSPLSPLHPQPVRRGEAQTLPA